One window of the Acaryochloris sp. CCMEE 5410 genome contains the following:
- a CDS encoding serine/threonine-protein kinase, whose product MPTQQYHPPATTIANRYRIVRELGQGGFGCTYLVEDIHRFNERCVLKEFAPASESSEILLTKAKELFVREAEVLYKLDHPQIPHFREWFMGPQDRSLCLVQDYVEGATYQALLRERVKQGQTYTESEIYRFLTQLLPVLDYIHRRGLIHRDISPDNLIQRQRDGLPILIDFGGVKQITASFGKFVNPNNPEQKFGGTTILGKPGYAPEEQIRLGKVYEHSDLYALGVTALVMLMGQDPQEFYDANTRTFQWRHLGVDEELARILETMVAAQAHARYPSAQRALRDLEQLGHLATPSPGQKLPTPPPLHQTGDDFPPPPPTDIAEFKAEVTQHTVVAEPIVKEPGVVTKVGTKVQNWTITLLKQVMILGAIATLLGGVIWAIRERLEAPTGAPVSQEEPAQPQEPPSLSPEELSRKARLFERIDALGVSSRYFNQVTNEAFFLEYPNYQGRALTRSEADAPLREQWDEVGFQVLEVMGKLNPEVRDRIGQYQLRDRQRLDQQLRRKKVNRRRFYRRVEDKLVDDLPMYRNVDLQGKHAQQLWFAIAQDRFLELEDD is encoded by the coding sequence ATGCCAACGCAGCAGTATCATCCCCCAGCAACAACCATTGCCAACCGCTACCGCATCGTGCGGGAACTTGGTCAGGGTGGATTCGGCTGTACCTATTTGGTCGAGGATATTCATCGATTCAATGAGCGATGTGTCCTCAAAGAATTTGCCCCAGCCAGCGAAAGTAGCGAAATTCTGCTGACAAAGGCCAAAGAGCTATTTGTGCGGGAGGCAGAAGTCCTCTATAAGCTAGATCATCCCCAAATTCCTCACTTTCGAGAATGGTTTATGGGGCCGCAGGATCGGTCCCTATGCTTGGTCCAAGACTATGTTGAAGGGGCCACCTATCAAGCTTTGCTGCGAGAGCGAGTCAAGCAAGGCCAAACCTATACCGAGTCCGAAATCTATCGATTTTTAACTCAGCTTTTACCGGTGCTCGACTACATCCACCGTCGGGGGTTAATTCACCGAGATATTTCGCCAGATAATCTGATCCAACGGCAAAGGGATGGGTTGCCGATTCTGATTGACTTTGGGGGCGTTAAGCAAATTACGGCCAGTTTTGGTAAGTTTGTAAATCCCAATAACCCCGAACAAAAATTTGGGGGGACCACCATTCTCGGGAAGCCCGGATATGCACCCGAAGAACAGATTCGACTGGGAAAAGTCTATGAGCATAGCGATCTCTATGCTTTAGGGGTAACGGCTCTAGTGATGCTGATGGGCCAAGACCCCCAAGAATTTTATGACGCTAATACTCGGACCTTCCAATGGCGACATCTCGGCGTGGATGAGGAATTGGCACGGATTTTAGAGACTATGGTGGCAGCCCAAGCCCATGCCCGCTATCCTTCTGCCCAACGAGCCCTAAGAGATTTAGAACAGCTGGGACATCTGGCCACGCCTTCTCCAGGACAAAAACTACCGACGCCTCCCCCACTCCATCAGACAGGGGATGATTTTCCGCCACCGCCGCCAACAGATATTGCTGAGTTTAAGGCTGAAGTAACCCAACATACGGTTGTAGCAGAGCCTATCGTTAAAGAGCCAGGCGTGGTGACGAAGGTCGGTACTAAAGTCCAAAACTGGACCATTACCCTGCTGAAACAAGTGATGATTCTGGGGGCGATCGCAACTCTGTTAGGGGGCGTTATCTGGGCGATTCGTGAGCGCCTTGAGGCTCCCACTGGTGCCCCCGTCAGCCAGGAAGAGCCAGCCCAGCCTCAAGAACCACCGTCTTTATCTCCGGAGGAGTTGTCTCGCAAAGCCCGATTGTTCGAACGGATTGATGCCCTAGGCGTTTCTTCTCGCTACTTCAACCAGGTCACCAACGAAGCCTTTTTCTTGGAATATCCCAACTACCAGGGGCGAGCCTTGACCCGGAGTGAAGCGGATGCCCCTTTGCGAGAACAGTGGGATGAGGTGGGATTTCAGGTTTTAGAAGTCATGGGTAAGCTTAATCCTGAAGTGCGCGATCGCATTGGCCAATACCAACTGCGCGATCGCCAACGTTTAGACCAGCAATTGCGCCGCAAAAAGGTCAATAGACGCCGCTTTTATCGACGAGTGGAAGACAAATTGGTGGATGATTTACCCATGTATCGCAATGTCGATCTTCAAGGCAAACACGCCCAGCAACTGTGGTTTGCCATTGCCCAAGATCGATTTTTAGAGCTGGAAGATGATTAG
- a CDS encoding GGDEF domain-containing response regulator, with protein MTLNTPASQTVDLPTDEESKGLILIVDDTPHNLQILSTALTKQGYQVRGAANGSMALIGARNIMPDLILLDIKMPEMDGYTVCERLKSEALTQDIPVIFISALDDALDKVKAFTVGGVDYITKPFQLAEILARVENQLTIGRLQKKQRKQNERLQAEVRDRIAAEAQIQALNADLEQRVFQRTERLNQEIAEREKVQQQLKHMAMHDPLTDLPNRTLFLNCLEETIQDTQKQTDQSFALLFLDCDRFKSINDSLGHLVGDQFLVAIAKRFQCCVGDQLLARLGGDEFTILLKNVSNEQQAIDIADAIQRSLLEPFHIGDNEFFVSASIGIVMSSPDYQQPTEMLRDADTAMYRAKAMGKARHVVFNASMHEDVQSSLQLETDLRRAIERQEFILNYQPIVALDTGMITGFEALVRWISPELGFVSPGKFIPLAEDTGLIIPLGEWVLREACRQLNEWQSNNVTDIPLTMSVNLSVKQFSQPNLIETIDQILAETQLPNQCLKLEITESAIMENSDSAAKILDQLRDRQIHLSIDDFGTGYSSLSYLHRFPVNTLKVDRSFVCRLDAADDNVAIVQAIVTLAQTMGMDVVAEGIETTEQQRQLENLGCEYGQGYLFCKPVNAETASEMLANKNHKLF; from the coding sequence ATGACACTGAATACACCTGCATCCCAAACGGTGGATTTGCCTACAGATGAAGAGTCGAAAGGCTTGATTTTGATCGTTGATGATACGCCCCACAACTTACAAATCTTATCCACGGCGTTGACTAAACAAGGCTATCAAGTGCGAGGGGCCGCCAATGGTTCCATGGCACTGATTGGGGCAAGGAACATTATGCCCGACTTGATCTTGCTAGATATCAAGATGCCAGAAATGGATGGCTATACCGTTTGTGAACGCTTGAAATCAGAAGCATTAACGCAAGATATCCCAGTCATTTTTATTAGCGCTTTAGACGATGCCTTGGATAAGGTCAAAGCGTTTACCGTGGGTGGAGTAGACTACATCACCAAGCCCTTTCAACTAGCAGAGATCCTGGCTCGGGTGGAAAATCAACTGACCATTGGTCGGCTGCAAAAAAAACAGCGTAAACAAAATGAACGACTGCAGGCTGAGGTGCGCGATCGCATCGCTGCTGAAGCCCAAATCCAAGCCCTTAATGCGGATCTAGAGCAAAGAGTGTTTCAGCGAACGGAGCGGCTGAATCAGGAAATTGCTGAGCGGGAGAAAGTACAGCAGCAGTTAAAACATATGGCCATGCACGATCCGTTGACGGATCTGCCCAACCGGACGTTGTTTCTCAACTGTCTCGAAGAAACGATTCAGGACACCCAAAAACAGACCGATCAATCCTTTGCGCTGCTGTTTCTGGATTGCGATCGCTTCAAGTCTATTAACGATTCCTTGGGACATTTGGTTGGGGACCAATTTTTAGTTGCGATCGCAAAACGGTTCCAGTGCTGCGTGGGCGATCAACTCCTGGCCCGTTTAGGCGGCGATGAATTTACGATTCTGCTCAAAAATGTCTCCAACGAGCAGCAAGCCATTGATATTGCAGATGCCATTCAACGCAGTTTACTAGAGCCGTTTCATATTGGCGACAACGAATTCTTTGTCTCTGCCAGTATTGGCATTGTGATGAGCAGCCCGGACTATCAGCAACCCACCGAAATGTTGCGGGATGCCGATACCGCCATGTATCGAGCCAAAGCCATGGGCAAGGCACGGCACGTCGTCTTCAATGCCAGCATGCATGAAGATGTCCAAAGTTCTCTACAACTAGAAACCGATTTACGTCGGGCCATCGAGCGGCAAGAATTTATTCTCAACTATCAACCGATTGTGGCCCTGGATACGGGCATGATTACCGGGTTTGAGGCTCTAGTTCGCTGGATCAGCCCAGAGCTAGGCTTTGTTTCCCCAGGGAAATTTATTCCCCTAGCGGAGGATACAGGCCTCATTATTCCCCTTGGGGAGTGGGTGCTACGGGAAGCCTGCCGTCAGCTGAATGAATGGCAATCCAACAATGTGACGGATATTCCCTTAACCATGAGCGTCAATTTATCCGTTAAGCAATTCTCCCAACCCAACCTGATTGAAACCATTGACCAAATTTTGGCAGAAACCCAACTGCCTAACCAGTGCCTAAAGTTGGAAATTACCGAAAGTGCCATTATGGAGAATTCTGACTCTGCGGCCAAGATTCTCGATCAGCTCAGAGACCGCCAGATTCACCTCAGCATTGATGATTTTGGTACAGGCTACTCTTCTTTAAGCTACCTGCATCGGTTCCCCGTCAATACCTTGAAGGTGGATCGATCTTTTGTCTGTCGCCTAGATGCCGCAGATGATAACGTGGCTATTGTTCAGGCCATTGTTACCTTAGCTCAAACCATGGGAATGGATGTGGTCGCGGAAGGGATTGAAACCACAGAACAGCAACGTCAGCTGGAAAACTTAGGGTGTGAATATGGGCAGGGATACCTGTTTTGCAAGCCCGTGAATGCCGAAACAGCCAGTGAAATGCTCGCCAACAAAAATCACAAATTGTTTTAG
- a CDS encoding DUF11 domain-containing protein produces MLKRIRFPKFNLASWQAWRNGLGRSTKRGLILAFSAFFCALVGHMGFFHDPVVAMPNADLALLNAFDPVESPPGDPVTYRLTFRNSTGNPVSITSLNHTLPSAPGNLVFDSATTFNDCGSTVAITTGSPTGSPGSVAITGGTIPAGSPGQCTIEIPVRGFSAGNHSDTIPAEALVTAVGNSPDATAATLQIDGATPTTLNKSFTPNTIPGDGRSIVTIRINNPNEYDLTGTTATPTLTDDLPSDGANQLVVDTRAGAPAPSTTCTGGTVNIKAGNTGIELVGGTIPNESFCTVTFPVTQANGGTYTNNIPANTLSTVNLISNSNSPSTNLNVQTEISIGKNFSDGTRDEGETTNLTITITNGGGALTNATLTDNLPAPLVVADTPNASTTCTSSGSSETLSVTPLASSFTLNSANVGGGATAQVPGSDAATNSLGSCTISVTVKVDPGVVGNIADSNGSSVTNTIPASALGNDQGRTNSDPATDNITVRPALVVSKGYSNNDGIAPGGTTRMTINVQNRSAAVGATGVGFVDNLPGALVVADPANISTNSNCGTPTVTANPGSGTVTFSGGTINTNRTCTVQVDVFLPTGTSGTNLDNVIANDSITNTEGFDSNGVTGSEGRLTVVDDVEIVKSFDASSVRRGVPSTLRIVIRNNRRTDSPGGTGTTLPLTGVDIDDNLPPNLQVANPANFSHSGCSFDVPPNPGPTFSGNTPGSTSFTMRDGSIAPVDDSDPNADTCTIQFDVTEIVTTNAAFPPPQTYPNTTSGFTNDQGITATEGSATLTVTSPLEGTKSFQSEQVVAGGKSTAVIQLTNTWENPLTVTTFTDTWAQTNVEVASPLVASSTCGGTITTTPGSNTVDFAGGTVPAQVGGIPGLCEIRFEVIMNAGGSSTFDNTLPAGSITTNEGFVNPIDVTGTLTRTTANVNLNKSFSPNSVVVGDPSTLTVTVSNPNGGIPVTQLGVTDTMPAEMVVFSVPSASTTCLQSDGTTAATVTAVPGQNTFTLSNAALAANQSCTVSVRVTLLDTGNTINQLNIGDVFSQENVTNDQAAQATLNALAAITPGKSFNPTSMEGGEISQLTLTITNNQTNNESGESLSNVSINDTLPTDLFVANTPNASTTCSSGTVNVTPGGTTVQMTGATLAPGANCQVQVDVTSNLMGNYVNRIERGDLTAQIQPSIDPMTGGTPTIIENTARPTATLVVNSDKLPPEIILVKRITAVNGVNVTGFEDGTGTDDNDPHWPTPVSDSLRGALNLTTPVKPGDDLEYSIYFLNTGLSEAFGVTLCDRVPEFTTYQRNTYNNQPNQDAGGIAGSGRGMMLGLGTSEVSLTNGPDGDQGYYFEPNVDPTLTLPTINCDGANNNGAVGVQISSSIPNAVGSGNPANSYGYIRFTATVD; encoded by the coding sequence ATGTTGAAACGCATTCGTTTCCCAAAGTTTAATCTTGCGTCTTGGCAAGCTTGGCGAAATGGCCTAGGTCGCTCGACCAAAAGAGGCTTGATTCTGGCCTTTAGTGCATTCTTCTGTGCCTTAGTTGGTCATATGGGCTTCTTTCATGACCCCGTTGTTGCAATGCCCAACGCAGACTTAGCTCTTTTGAATGCGTTTGATCCTGTAGAAAGTCCCCCCGGAGACCCGGTTACATATCGATTAACCTTCCGCAATAGTACGGGGAATCCAGTATCTATAACTAGCCTCAACCATACTTTGCCATCTGCACCCGGAAATTTGGTGTTCGATTCAGCGACAACCTTTAATGATTGCGGCAGTACCGTCGCCATCACCACTGGCAGTCCTACGGGAAGTCCAGGATCCGTCGCCATCACAGGGGGAACGATACCGGCTGGATCACCAGGACAATGCACCATTGAGATTCCTGTAAGAGGTTTTAGTGCTGGAAATCATTCAGATACTATCCCAGCAGAAGCATTAGTGACAGCTGTGGGGAATAGTCCTGATGCAACAGCAGCGACATTACAGATCGATGGTGCAACTCCTACAACCCTCAATAAATCTTTTACGCCCAATACAATCCCCGGAGATGGACGCTCAATTGTCACGATTCGGATCAACAACCCCAATGAATATGACCTAACTGGGACAACTGCAACCCCCACCCTAACGGATGATTTACCCAGCGATGGTGCCAATCAGCTCGTCGTTGATACCCGGGCTGGCGCTCCTGCTCCCAGCACAACCTGTACAGGCGGCACCGTCAATATCAAGGCAGGTAATACTGGCATTGAACTCGTGGGTGGCACCATTCCGAATGAGAGTTTTTGTACCGTTACTTTCCCCGTTACGCAAGCGAATGGTGGAACCTATACCAACAATATCCCCGCTAACACCCTCAGCACGGTCAACCTGATTAGCAACAGTAATTCTCCCAGTACGAATTTGAATGTGCAAACTGAAATTTCGATTGGCAAAAATTTTAGTGATGGCACCAGAGATGAAGGAGAAACTACCAACTTAACCATCACTATTACCAATGGTGGTGGAGCCCTGACTAATGCAACCCTAACGGATAATTTACCGGCTCCTTTGGTGGTAGCAGACACACCCAATGCGTCGACAACCTGTACTTCCTCCGGTAGTTCAGAAACTCTCTCGGTCACGCCCTTGGCATCCAGCTTTACCCTCAATAGCGCTAATGTGGGTGGCGGTGCAACAGCTCAGGTGCCTGGTTCAGATGCAGCAACGAACAGCTTAGGCTCATGTACCATCTCTGTCACAGTCAAAGTCGATCCTGGCGTTGTCGGCAATATTGCCGACAGTAATGGTTCTTCGGTTACCAATACAATACCTGCGAGTGCTTTAGGCAATGATCAAGGGCGAACGAATAGCGACCCGGCCACCGACAATATCACTGTCCGACCTGCTCTAGTGGTCAGCAAAGGATATTCCAATAACGATGGTATTGCTCCGGGGGGGACCACACGGATGACCATCAATGTTCAGAATCGATCGGCTGCAGTGGGTGCAACTGGGGTTGGTTTTGTGGATAATTTGCCGGGGGCATTGGTGGTGGCTGATCCAGCCAATATTTCGACCAACAGCAATTGTGGAACTCCGACCGTAACAGCTAACCCGGGGTCCGGTACTGTCACTTTTAGTGGCGGGACTATCAATACCAACAGAACTTGTACGGTGCAAGTGGATGTATTTCTGCCAACGGGGACTTCAGGCACCAACCTTGATAATGTGATTGCCAATGATTCCATCACGAATACGGAAGGGTTTGATTCAAATGGAGTTACGGGTTCTGAAGGTCGTTTGACCGTAGTCGATGATGTTGAAATTGTTAAGTCGTTTGATGCTAGCTCTGTTCGTCGAGGCGTCCCTTCAACCCTCAGAATTGTCATTCGCAACAACCGTCGTACAGATTCTCCAGGGGGTACAGGAACGACACTGCCTTTAACAGGGGTAGATATTGACGATAATCTTCCACCTAACTTACAGGTGGCTAACCCAGCTAACTTTAGCCATTCTGGCTGTAGTTTCGACGTTCCTCCGAATCCAGGGCCAACCTTTTCTGGTAATACACCTGGAAGTACTTCCTTCACCATGAGAGATGGCAGTATTGCACCAGTGGATGACAGTGATCCAAATGCCGACACCTGTACGATCCAATTCGATGTGACTGAGATCGTAACGACGAATGCAGCCTTTCCTCCACCCCAGACCTATCCCAATACGACATCTGGATTTACCAATGATCAAGGTATAACGGCGACCGAAGGGTCTGCAACTCTAACGGTCACATCACCCTTGGAAGGAACCAAATCTTTCCAATCAGAGCAGGTGGTTGCTGGAGGTAAATCCACTGCAGTCATTCAGCTCACCAATACCTGGGAAAATCCCCTCACGGTCACTACTTTTACAGATACCTGGGCACAAACCAATGTTGAAGTCGCCTCTCCTCTAGTCGCGAGTTCAACCTGTGGTGGCACCATTACAACTACCCCAGGGAGTAACACAGTGGACTTTGCAGGAGGGACTGTGCCAGCTCAGGTCGGTGGCATCCCCGGCCTTTGTGAAATTCGATTTGAAGTGATTATGAATGCAGGGGGTAGCAGCACCTTCGACAACACCCTGCCTGCGGGTTCAATTACCACCAATGAAGGATTTGTGAATCCCATTGATGTGACCGGGACCTTGACCCGTACAACTGCTAATGTCAATCTCAATAAATCCTTTAGTCCGAATAGTGTTGTGGTTGGTGATCCGAGTACCCTAACGGTGACCGTCTCCAATCCCAATGGCGGCATTCCAGTTACCCAACTAGGCGTGACGGATACGATGCCTGCAGAAATGGTGGTGTTCTCCGTTCCCAGTGCGTCTACAACTTGTCTTCAAAGCGATGGGACTACTGCCGCTACTGTAACGGCGGTGCCAGGACAGAATACGTTTACATTATCCAACGCTGCTTTAGCGGCTAACCAGAGTTGTACGGTGTCCGTGCGGGTCACGCTATTAGATACCGGTAATACCATTAACCAATTGAATATCGGGGATGTCTTCAGCCAAGAAAATGTCACCAATGACCAAGCCGCACAGGCAACATTAAACGCGCTGGCCGCAATTACCCCAGGCAAATCTTTTAATCCCACTTCTATGGAAGGGGGAGAGATCAGCCAATTGACCTTAACCATTACCAACAACCAAACCAACAATGAGTCTGGGGAGTCGCTGTCGAATGTTTCGATCAACGACACATTGCCGACGGATCTATTTGTGGCTAATACCCCCAATGCCAGCACGACCTGTTCCAGTGGAACCGTCAATGTAACGCCAGGGGGGACCACGGTGCAGATGACGGGAGCAACCCTAGCACCGGGTGCCAATTGCCAAGTTCAGGTGGATGTGACATCCAATTTAATGGGCAATTACGTCAACCGGATTGAAAGAGGCGATTTAACGGCCCAAATTCAGCCTTCCATTGATCCGATGACGGGTGGAACCCCCACGATTATCGAAAATACGGCTCGACCCACGGCTACGTTAGTGGTCAATTCAGATAAACTACCGCCTGAGATCATTCTAGTGAAGCGGATTACAGCCGTGAATGGGGTGAATGTCACTGGATTTGAGGATGGTACGGGTACGGATGATAACGATCCGCATTGGCCCACCCCCGTTAGCGATTCATTACGAGGGGCCTTAAATCTAACCACTCCCGTGAAACCTGGCGATGATTTGGAGTATTCGATTTACTTCTTGAACACAGGACTATCGGAAGCCTTTGGAGTAACGTTGTGCGATCGCGTTCCTGAATTCACGACTTACCAACGCAATACCTATAACAACCAACCGAATCAAGATGCAGGCGGTATCGCGGGTTCCGGTCGGGGCATGATGTTAGGTCTAGGCACCAGTGAAGTCTCGCTCACCAATGGACCCGATGGTGATCAGGGGTACTACTTTGAACCCAATGTCGATCCAACCCTGACCTTGCCGACTATCAACTGTGATGGGGCTAATAATAATGGTGCCGTTGGAGTGCAAATCAGTAGTTCAATTCCGAATGCGGTAGGTTCAGGAAATCCAGCCAACTCATATGGTTATATCCGGTTCACCGCCACGGTTGACTAG
- a CDS encoding cellulose synthase family protein, which yields MGISFIDGISGVIPELYLGILTLIAIYSFHKISIIWRYYLHRRREIPPLHKFSDADLPQVTIQLPLFNEMYVVDRLLEAVAALEYPVDKLQIQVLDDSTDETREICRAKVRELKQRPLNIDYIHRCDRKGYKAGALAYGLQSATGDLVMIFDADFVPSPDTLTNMVHYFADPKVGMVQARWGHINRHYSILTEIQALMLDGHFVTEQTSRNRSGCFFNFNGTAGIWRIQTIEDAGGWQHTTVTEDLDLSYRAQLKGWECIYLPNIVVPAELPMEMNSFKSQQFRWAKGASQVAKKLLLPILTSNAPWHVKLEAFFHLTNNFNYLLLLVLLLLSLPYQLFLAETGWRYGLAIHLPLFLITTLSLLAFYSVAQKEQRGQHSPWKLTSNLFLLMSVGIGLSINQSLAVYDGLFRVGRDFVRTPKHGVTSNEEDWKTRKYRAARNLVPYLELSMVVYLLLTISVAVVNAHYLSLPFLLLFLIGYIYVLSLSMFQRR from the coding sequence ATGGGCATTAGTTTCATTGATGGCATTTCAGGTGTTATTCCTGAGCTATACCTTGGTATTTTGACGCTGATCGCCATATATAGCTTCCACAAAATTTCGATTATTTGGCGGTATTATCTGCATCGTCGTCGAGAAATTCCGCCCCTACACAAATTTTCCGACGCTGACTTGCCCCAGGTAACCATTCAGCTCCCACTATTTAATGAAATGTATGTAGTGGATCGGCTCCTAGAGGCCGTTGCCGCCTTGGAGTATCCCGTTGATAAGCTGCAAATTCAGGTCTTAGATGACTCGACGGATGAAACGCGAGAGATTTGTCGAGCAAAGGTGCGAGAACTAAAGCAGCGCCCCCTCAATATTGACTATATCCATCGCTGCGATCGCAAAGGGTATAAAGCAGGAGCCCTAGCCTATGGTCTCCAGTCCGCCACCGGGGACTTGGTGATGATCTTTGATGCTGATTTTGTCCCTTCCCCCGATACCTTGACCAACATGGTTCACTATTTTGCCGACCCAAAGGTGGGCATGGTCCAAGCCCGCTGGGGACATATTAATCGCCACTATTCCATCCTCACAGAAATCCAGGCTTTGATGTTGGATGGGCATTTCGTCACGGAACAAACGTCTCGCAATCGGTCCGGGTGTTTTTTCAACTTCAACGGCACAGCAGGGATTTGGCGGATCCAGACCATCGAAGATGCGGGGGGCTGGCAGCATACCACCGTAACGGAGGATTTGGACTTGTCTTATCGAGCCCAGCTCAAAGGATGGGAGTGCATTTACTTACCCAATATTGTGGTGCCTGCCGAATTGCCCATGGAGATGAATTCTTTTAAGTCTCAGCAATTTCGATGGGCCAAAGGGGCCAGTCAAGTGGCGAAGAAACTGCTGCTACCGATTTTGACCTCGAATGCCCCCTGGCACGTCAAGCTAGAAGCCTTTTTTCACCTCACCAATAACTTCAATTACCTGCTGTTATTGGTCTTACTGCTGTTATCGTTGCCCTATCAACTTTTTCTCGCCGAAACGGGCTGGCGATATGGCCTAGCCATCCACCTACCGCTATTTCTGATTACCACCCTAAGTCTATTAGCCTTTTACTCCGTGGCCCAAAAGGAACAACGGGGGCAACATTCGCCGTGGAAACTCACCTCCAACCTTTTTTTACTGATGAGTGTGGGGATTGGCCTCAGTATCAATCAATCTTTAGCCGTTTATGATGGCCTGTTTCGTGTGGGGCGCGATTTTGTCCGCACCCCCAAGCATGGCGTTACGAGCAATGAAGAGGACTGGAAAACTAGAAAATACCGCGCCGCCAGAAATTTAGTGCCCTACCTGGAGCTGTCTATGGTGGTGTATCTACTGCTAACCATCAGCGTAGCGGTCGTCAACGCCCATTACCTATCCCTCCCGTTTCTACTGCTCTTCTTAATTGGCTATATCTATGTGCTTTCCCTTAGCATGTTTCAACGCCGCTAA